Proteins found in one Pseudoxanthomonas sp. SL93 genomic segment:
- a CDS encoding VOC family protein, with product MQLQGLHHVAIIASDYARSKHFYTEILGLRVVAEHYRAERDSWKLDLALPDGTQVELFSFPSPPPRVSRPEACGLRHLALRVADIGAAIAHLHAHGVATEPVRVDEYTGRRFTFFADPDELPLELYEQ from the coding sequence ATGCAACTGCAGGGGCTGCACCACGTTGCCATCATCGCGTCGGACTACGCGCGGTCGAAGCACTTCTACACCGAGATATTGGGCCTGCGCGTCGTCGCGGAGCACTACCGGGCCGAACGCGATTCGTGGAAGCTCGACCTGGCACTGCCCGACGGCACGCAGGTCGAGCTGTTCTCGTTCCCTTCGCCGCCACCACGCGTGTCGCGGCCGGAAGCGTGCGGCCTGCGTCACCTGGCCCTTCGCGTGGCCGACATCGGCGCCGCCATCGCCCACCTGCACGCCCATGGCGTGGCGACCGAGCCGGTGCGGGTGGACGAATACACCGGCAGGCGCTTCACCTTCTTCGCCGATCCTGACGAGCTGCCGCTGGAGCTGTACGAGCAGTGA
- a CDS encoding HlyD family secretion protein, producing MTSKINEAGEATAKPSTPKRRRVPVWLWIAGPLAVAGFFGWEYAVSSREVSTDNAYIKAERILIAPQVGGRVVEVAVQQNQPVKKGDLLFRIDADPLTIAVAQNEALVARMANTASASRAKVVGTDSSIRAAQETLTWAQRDLVRMQQLASQQLVSRKMLDDARHAVAEARTDLADAVATQSEATATLSGSAGTPTRDLPEYRAAMAMLAKAKLDLAHAEVRAPVDGIVGLHDLQVGEYINVGQSAMPLVATSPIWVEANFKETELTEMQVGQPATIEVDSYPGVTWKAHVASIAPASGAEFSVLPPQNATGNWVKIVQRIPVRLEIDSAAADAPQLRAGMSADVHVDLRDGGTASSRATAAR from the coding sequence ATGACCAGCAAGATCAACGAAGCCGGCGAAGCCACGGCCAAGCCTTCCACTCCCAAGCGTCGCCGCGTGCCCGTGTGGCTGTGGATCGCGGGGCCGTTGGCCGTGGCCGGCTTCTTCGGTTGGGAGTACGCCGTTTCCAGTCGCGAAGTCAGCACCGACAACGCCTACATCAAGGCCGAACGCATCCTCATCGCGCCGCAGGTCGGCGGCCGCGTGGTCGAGGTCGCCGTGCAGCAGAACCAGCCGGTGAAGAAGGGCGACCTGCTGTTCCGCATCGATGCCGATCCGCTGACCATCGCGGTCGCCCAGAACGAAGCGCTGGTCGCGCGCATGGCCAACACTGCCAGCGCCAGTCGCGCCAAGGTCGTGGGCACGGACTCGTCGATCCGGGCCGCGCAGGAAACACTCACCTGGGCGCAGCGCGACCTGGTCCGCATGCAGCAGCTGGCGTCGCAGCAACTGGTATCGCGCAAGATGCTGGACGATGCACGTCATGCCGTGGCGGAAGCGCGTACCGACCTGGCCGACGCCGTTGCCACCCAGTCCGAAGCCACCGCCACCTTGAGTGGCAGCGCCGGCACGCCGACCCGCGACCTGCCCGAGTACCGCGCGGCCATGGCGATGCTGGCGAAGGCGAAGCTGGATCTGGCGCATGCGGAAGTGCGCGCGCCGGTTGACGGCATCGTCGGCCTGCACGACCTGCAGGTGGGCGAGTACATCAACGTCGGACAGTCCGCGATGCCGCTGGTCGCCACGTCACCGATCTGGGTGGAAGCCAACTTCAAGGAAACCGAACTGACCGAGATGCAGGTCGGCCAGCCGGCGACCATCGAGGTCGACTCGTATCCCGGCGTGACGTGGAAGGCGCACGTCGCGTCCATCGCCCCGGCCTCCGGCGCGGAGTTCAGCGTGCTGCCGCCACAGAACGCCACCGGCAACTGGGTGAAGATCGTGCAGCGCATCCCGGTGCGCCTCGAGATCGACAGCGCCGCCGCCGACGCACCGCAGTTGCGCGCCGGCATGAGCGCCGACGTGCATGTGGATCTGCGCGATGGCGGCACCGCCTCCAGTCGCGCCACCGCCGCGCGCTGA
- a CDS encoding MarR family transcriptional regulator, protein MKTPAANSTIGYLIADLSRLFGRVFDRRAAHLGLTRVQWRALKRIHQSEGITQAELADLLDMEPIAVGRVIDRLQKAGFVERRSDPEDRRVWRLHLLPQSDAVMHDIEAVSVSVREDCLAGVDAVELATTLKVLGQIRENLSQLDRASRGESSLRKS, encoded by the coding sequence ATGAAGACCCCCGCCGCCAACAGCACCATCGGTTACCTGATCGCGGACCTGAGCCGCCTGTTCGGGCGCGTGTTCGACCGGCGTGCCGCACACCTGGGCCTGACTCGCGTGCAGTGGCGCGCGCTCAAGCGCATCCACCAGAGCGAAGGCATCACCCAGGCGGAACTGGCCGACCTGCTCGACATGGAGCCCATCGCCGTCGGCCGCGTGATCGACCGGCTGCAGAAGGCCGGTTTCGTCGAGCGCCGCAGTGATCCGGAAGACCGTCGCGTGTGGCGCCTGCACCTGCTGCCGCAGTCCGATGCGGTGATGCACGACATCGAGGCCGTCTCGGTTTCCGTGCGCGAGGACTGCCTGGCCGGCGTCGATGCCGTCGAACTGGCCACCACCCTGAAGGTGCTCGGCCAGATCCGCGAAAACCTCTCACAGCTCGACCGCGCCAGCCGCGGCGAGTCTTCCCTCCGCAAGAGCTGA
- a CDS encoding MDR family MFS transporter, producing the protein MSTTAAAVAPAQEDTGKRTLLVGSVMLATLMQALDTTIANVALPDMQGSLSATQDQVSWVLTSYIVAAAILTPVTGWLAGRLGRRRLLIIAVSGFTVASLLCGIASGIGEMVLYRILQGVFGASLVPISQSLLLDAFPKEKHGAAMAMWGMGIMVGPILGPPLGGFLTQNYSWHWVFLINLPIGILALVGIMASVKKDVVQERKLDGVGLGLLALGIGALQLFLDRGQSEDWFGSVEIQIEAALAFLALYTYGLWWWRKRDAALLDLGLLKNANFAVGCALIFVVGIVLFATLALLPPYLSTLMNYPVLTIGLVLAPRGVGTMFSMMVVGRLLGRIDARWPILVGMGLMAFSLHGMTQFGPNASMQSIVWLGVVQGMGLGLVFVPISTVAYATLEPHQRTEAAGLFSLVRNIGSSVGISVVMTMLSRAMQVNHAEIAARIPAFGAETTLLPAAMNPSTATGLAMLNAEVNRQAAAIGYLNDFKLMMLLTLVSMPLVLMMRGGKAPSGGGAADAAAAH; encoded by the coding sequence ATGAGCACAACCGCCGCTGCCGTTGCACCCGCGCAGGAAGACACCGGCAAGCGCACGCTGCTGGTCGGCTCGGTGATGCTGGCCACGCTGATGCAGGCGCTGGACACCACCATCGCCAACGTCGCGCTGCCCGACATGCAGGGCTCGCTGTCGGCCACCCAGGACCAGGTGTCGTGGGTGCTGACCAGCTACATCGTCGCCGCCGCCATCCTGACGCCGGTGACCGGCTGGCTGGCCGGCCGGCTGGGGCGCCGCCGCCTGCTGATCATAGCGGTCAGCGGTTTCACCGTGGCGTCGTTGCTGTGCGGCATCGCCAGCGGCATCGGCGAGATGGTGCTGTACCGCATCCTGCAGGGCGTGTTCGGCGCGTCGCTGGTGCCGATCTCGCAGTCGCTGCTGCTCGATGCCTTTCCGAAGGAAAAGCATGGCGCCGCCATGGCGATGTGGGGCATGGGCATCATGGTCGGGCCTATCCTCGGCCCGCCGCTGGGCGGCTTCCTGACCCAGAACTACAGCTGGCACTGGGTGTTCCTGATCAACCTGCCCATCGGCATCCTGGCGCTGGTCGGCATCATGGCCAGCGTGAAGAAGGACGTGGTGCAGGAGCGCAAGCTCGACGGTGTCGGGCTGGGCCTGCTGGCGCTGGGCATCGGTGCCTTGCAGCTGTTCCTGGATCGTGGACAGAGCGAGGACTGGTTCGGCAGCGTCGAGATCCAGATCGAAGCCGCGCTCGCATTCCTTGCCCTCTACACCTACGGCCTGTGGTGGTGGCGCAAGCGCGATGCTGCGCTGCTCGATCTTGGCCTGCTGAAGAACGCGAACTTCGCCGTGGGCTGTGCGCTGATCTTCGTGGTCGGCATCGTGCTGTTCGCCACACTGGCCCTGTTGCCGCCGTATCTCAGCACCCTGATGAACTATCCGGTGCTGACCATCGGCCTGGTGCTGGCGCCGCGCGGCGTGGGCACCATGTTCAGCATGATGGTCGTCGGTCGCCTGCTGGGCCGCATCGACGCGCGCTGGCCGATCCTCGTGGGCATGGGTCTGATGGCGTTCTCGCTGCATGGCATGACCCAGTTCGGGCCGAACGCGTCGATGCAGTCCATCGTCTGGCTGGGCGTGGTGCAGGGCATGGGGCTGGGCCTGGTGTTCGTGCCGATCTCCACGGTGGCGTACGCCACGCTGGAACCGCACCAGCGTACCGAAGCCGCCGGCCTCTTCAGCCTGGTGCGCAACATCGGCTCATCGGTCGGCATCTCGGTGGTGATGACGATGCTGTCACGCGCGATGCAGGTGAACCATGCCGAGATCGCCGCGCGCATTCCCGCGTTTGGCGCGGAGACCACGCTGCTGCCTGCGGCGATGAACCCCTCCACGGCCACCGGTCTGGCGATGCTCAATGCCGAGGTCAACCGGCAGGCGGCAGCCATCGGCTACCTCAACGACTTCAAGCTGATGATGCTGCTGACGCTGGTATCGATGCCGCTGGTGTTGATGATGCGGGGCGGCAAGGCGCCATCCGGCGGTGGTGCGGCCGATGCCGCGGCGGCGCACTGA
- a CDS encoding class I fructose-bisphosphate aldolase, which yields MSIEQLAETAQAMVAAGKGIIAIDESTTTIAKRFEGVGIENTEENRRAYRELLLTTPKLGDYISGAILYDETLRQSTKDGVPFAKVMAANGIIPGIKVDKGTHPLAGCPGEVVTEGLDGLRDRLKEYYKLGARFAKWRAVINIGDDIPSGTCIEANAHALARYAALCQECGLVPMVEPEVLMDGDHNIEICYEVTEAVLRSLFGALYEHNVLLEGTILKASMIVPGKDCDEQASVEEVAESTVMCLKSTVPAILPGIVFLSGGQSDEDATAHLNAMNQLGALPWPLTFSYGRAMQSAALKLWSQDLVGNFAKAQSTVYARAKDNGLAALGKWEG from the coding sequence ATGAGCATCGAACAGCTTGCCGAAACCGCCCAGGCCATGGTGGCCGCGGGCAAGGGCATCATCGCGATCGACGAGTCCACCACCACCATCGCCAAGCGTTTCGAAGGCGTGGGCATCGAGAACACCGAGGAAAACCGTCGTGCGTACCGTGAGCTGCTGCTCACCACCCCCAAGCTGGGCGACTACATCTCCGGCGCCATCCTGTACGACGAAACCCTGCGCCAGTCGACCAAGGACGGCGTGCCGTTCGCCAAGGTCATGGCGGCCAACGGCATCATCCCCGGCATCAAGGTGGACAAGGGCACGCATCCGCTGGCCGGCTGCCCGGGCGAAGTGGTCACCGAAGGGCTCGACGGCCTGCGCGACCGCCTGAAGGAGTACTACAAGCTCGGCGCGCGCTTCGCCAAGTGGCGCGCGGTCATCAACATCGGCGACGACATTCCGTCCGGCACCTGCATCGAAGCCAACGCGCACGCGCTGGCCCGTTACGCGGCGCTGTGCCAGGAATGCGGCCTGGTGCCGATGGTAGAGCCGGAAGTGCTGATGGACGGCGACCACAACATCGAGATCTGCTACGAAGTCACCGAAGCCGTGCTGCGTTCGCTGTTCGGCGCCCTGTACGAGCACAACGTGCTGCTGGAAGGCACCATCCTGAAGGCGTCGATGATCGTGCCGGGCAAGGACTGCGACGAGCAGGCCAGCGTCGAGGAAGTCGCCGAGTCCACCGTGATGTGCCTGAAGAGCACCGTGCCGGCGATCCTGCCGGGCATCGTGTTCCTGTCCGGCGGCCAGAGCGACGAGGACGCCACCGCGCACCTCAACGCCATGAACCAGCTGGGTGCGCTGCCGTGGCCGCTGACGTTCTCCTACGGCCGCGCCATGCAGTCCGCCGCCCTGAAGCTGTGGTCGCAGGACCTGGTGGGCAACTTCGCCAAGGCGCAGTCCACCGTATACGCCCGCGCCAAGGACAATGGCCTGGCCGCGCTGGGCAAGTGGGAAGGGTGA
- a CDS encoding DUF6498-containing protein, whose protein sequence is MRPSSAGLLVSNALTLVLALAFDWEAGWLVWPYWIQSVVIGFYARKRMLALRDFTTEGFTSGGTRVSEDEAGKRSTASFFSLHYGFFHAVYFVFLCVHHTVTNPRDIALLALCGLSFVYSQRQTYAVQHAADLAGKPSLGALMFLPYLRVIPMHLIILASAALGSGMLMTLCFTVLKTASDLTMDYADRRMAERAAERVHAG, encoded by the coding sequence ATGCGTCCCTCCTCCGCCGGCCTGCTGGTCTCCAATGCCCTGACCCTGGTGCTGGCCCTCGCCTTCGACTGGGAAGCCGGCTGGCTGGTCTGGCCGTACTGGATCCAGAGCGTGGTGATCGGCTTCTATGCCCGCAAGCGCATGCTGGCACTGCGCGACTTCACCACCGAGGGCTTCACCTCCGGCGGCACACGCGTCAGCGAGGACGAGGCCGGCAAGCGGTCCACGGCCAGCTTCTTCTCGCTGCACTACGGTTTCTTCCATGCGGTGTACTTCGTATTCCTGTGCGTCCACCACACGGTGACTAACCCGCGCGACATCGCCCTGCTGGCGCTGTGCGGGCTGTCGTTCGTCTATTCGCAACGGCAGACCTACGCCGTGCAGCATGCCGCCGACCTGGCGGGCAAACCCAGCCTGGGCGCGCTGATGTTCCTGCCCTACCTGCGCGTGATCCCGATGCACCTGATCATCCTGGCCAGCGCCGCGCTGGGCAGCGGCATGCTGATGACGCTGTGCTTCACCGTGCTGAAGACGGCCTCGGACCTGACGATGGACTATGCGGACCGGAGGATGGCGGAACGCGCGGCGGAGCGGGTGCACGCGGGCTGA
- a CDS encoding DUF6265 family protein produces the protein MNPAMRILVSVVLMLPGAAASAAELDWMAGHWCGLRGKTFNEETWLPARGDLMIGMHRDTRDGRAVGFEFMRIARQQGTWTFLAQPGGGAVVAFPATTISGDSVTFANPQHDFPQRVTYRRVDADTLHARVDDGTASGQSLEWTWKRDCTVPAD, from the coding sequence GTGAACCCCGCGATGAGGATCCTGGTGTCCGTGGTGTTGATGCTGCCCGGCGCGGCTGCCAGCGCCGCGGAACTGGACTGGATGGCGGGCCACTGGTGTGGCCTGCGCGGCAAGACGTTCAACGAGGAAACCTGGTTGCCCGCCCGTGGCGACCTGATGATCGGCATGCACCGCGACACGCGCGACGGCAGGGCGGTCGGGTTCGAGTTCATGCGCATCGCGCGCCAGCAGGGCACGTGGACGTTCCTGGCCCAGCCCGGTGGCGGCGCCGTGGTGGCGTTCCCCGCCACCACGATCAGCGGGGACAGCGTGACGTTCGCCAATCCGCAGCACGATTTCCCGCAGCGCGTGACCTATCGCCGCGTGGACGCGGACACGCTGCATGCGCGTGTGGATGACGGCACCGCGTCAGGCCAGTCGCTCGAATGGACCTGGAAGCGGGACTGCACGGTGCCGGCGGACTAG
- the cysK gene encoding cysteine synthase A: MAIYDSILDTIGRTPVVKLHRIAPAHVTLYAKVESFNPGGSVKDRLALAIILDAEAKGLLKPGDTIVEATSGNTGVALALVAAARGYKFVAVMVETFSIERRKLMRAYGAKVILTPAAERGSGMVRRAEELAKKHGWFLARQFANPANPAYHRQTTAAEILRDFAGQRLDHFVTGWGTGGTLTGVGEVLKVARPEVRITASEPAGASLLLGKEWQPHKIQGWTPDFVPEVLNREVADEILPVTDVEAIAVSRRLAAEEGIFVGISAGATVAAALQVAEKAEAGSVLLAVLPDTGERYFSTPLFEGVNEGSDDEWLASLG; encoded by the coding sequence ATGGCCATTTACGACAGCATCCTCGATACCATCGGCCGCACGCCGGTGGTGAAACTCCACCGCATCGCACCGGCGCACGTCACGCTCTACGCCAAGGTGGAATCGTTCAATCCCGGCGGCTCGGTGAAGGACCGCCTGGCGCTGGCGATCATCCTGGATGCCGAAGCCAAGGGCCTGCTGAAGCCCGGCGACACCATCGTCGAAGCGACGTCCGGCAATACCGGCGTGGCGCTGGCGCTGGTCGCCGCGGCGCGCGGCTACAAGTTCGTCGCGGTGATGGTGGAGACGTTCTCGATCGAGCGCCGCAAGCTGATGCGCGCCTACGGCGCCAAGGTCATCCTGACACCGGCCGCCGAGCGCGGCAGCGGCATGGTGCGCCGCGCCGAGGAACTGGCGAAGAAGCATGGCTGGTTCCTCGCCCGCCAGTTCGCCAACCCGGCCAATCCCGCCTATCACCGCCAGACCACCGCGGCGGAAATCCTGCGCGATTTCGCCGGGCAACGACTGGATCATTTCGTCACCGGCTGGGGTACGGGCGGCACGCTCACGGGCGTGGGCGAAGTGCTGAAGGTCGCGCGACCCGAGGTGCGCATCACCGCGTCCGAGCCCGCCGGTGCTTCGCTGCTGCTGGGCAAGGAATGGCAGCCGCACAAGATCCAGGGCTGGACGCCGGACTTCGTGCCCGAAGTGCTCAACCGCGAAGTGGCAGACGAGATCCTGCCGGTCACCGACGTGGAGGCCATCGCCGTTTCGCGCCGGCTGGCGGCCGAAGAAGGCATCTTCGTGGGCATTTCCGCCGGTGCAACGGTCGCCGCCGCCCTGCAGGTGGCCGAGAAGGCCGAAGCGGGTTCCGTGCTGCTGGCGGTGCTGCCGGATACCGGCGAACGCTACTTCTCCACGCCGCTCTTCGAAGGCGTCAACGAAGGTTCCGACGACGAGTGGCTGGCCTCACTCGGCTGA
- a CDS encoding HAD hydrolase-like protein — protein MSRPTLFFDLDGTLIDSAVGITRCVAHALTQLDHPVPTDAELRGWIGPSLRTSFTPLLGNAAKVEAAVAHYLERFEAHGWAEHQVYAGIGETIEQLHAGGHRLAVVTAKNEPHARKIIAHLPFGHRFDDVIGATADGRLSQKPDLIAEALRRLSLDASACWMIGDRRMDIEGARHHGMRNVGVLWGFGGEQELRDAGADQLAAAPHDLRAMLAA, from the coding sequence TCTTCGATCTCGACGGCACGCTGATCGATTCCGCCGTCGGCATCACCCGCTGCGTCGCGCATGCGTTGACGCAGCTGGATCACCCGGTGCCGACGGACGCCGAACTCCGTGGCTGGATCGGCCCGTCGCTGCGCACGAGCTTCACGCCGCTGCTCGGTAATGCGGCGAAGGTGGAAGCGGCGGTTGCGCATTATCTGGAACGCTTCGAAGCCCACGGTTGGGCGGAGCATCAGGTCTATGCCGGCATCGGCGAGACCATCGAGCAATTGCACGCGGGCGGCCATCGGCTCGCGGTGGTGACGGCGAAGAATGAACCCCATGCGCGCAAGATCATCGCGCATCTTCCCTTCGGGCATCGTTTCGATGACGTCATCGGTGCGACGGCCGATGGTCGACTGAGCCAGAAGCCCGACCTGATCGCCGAGGCCCTGCGCCGCCTGTCGCTGGACGCATCGGCGTGCTGGATGATCGGCGACCGGCGCATGGACATCGAAGGTGCGCGCCACCATGGCATGCGCAATGTCGGCGTGCTGTGGGGTTTTGGCGGCGAGCAGGAACTGCGCGATGCCGGCGCGGACCAGCTGGCGGCCGCACCGCACGACCTGCGCGCCATGCTGGCGGCATGA
- a CDS encoding zinc ribbon domain-containing protein gives MFCRNCGQQLVDEAVACPQCGVATAYFPQAMAQGRSRNTFILFGALLGLIVPGVHNLYAGYNQKGLIQVLVSVLSCWLLWLPMYIWTIVEICTVTVDSDNKPMY, from the coding sequence ATGTTCTGCAGAAACTGCGGCCAGCAGCTGGTCGACGAAGCGGTCGCGTGCCCGCAATGCGGCGTGGCGACGGCTTATTTCCCGCAGGCGATGGCGCAGGGCAGGAGCCGCAATACCTTCATCCTGTTTGGTGCCTTGTTGGGGCTGATCGTGCCCGGCGTGCACAACCTTTATGCCGGCTACAACCAGAAAGGGCTGATCCAGGTGCTGGTCAGCGTGCTCTCGTGCTGGCTGCTGTGGCTGCCGATGTACATCTGGACGATCGTGGAGATATGCACCGTCACGGTGGACAGCGACAACAAGCCGATGTATTGA
- the pyk gene encoding pyruvate kinase codes for MTERQRRTKILATLGPATDPPGVLEDLFRAGVNVVRLNFSHGDPSGQAKRAAAVRLAAQRVGAEVGILADLPGPKIRIERFAEGKVVLKTGARFDLVASADAPPGDSAQVGVSYLGLPADVTSGDVLLLDDGLMQLRVEQVEGERIICTVLNDGMLSDRKGLNKQGGGLSLGALTERDKELIGIVAQIGVDFIAVSFCRNAQDMNDARRIAQEHGCDAALVSKIERTEAIENLGEIIEASDVVMVARGDLGVEIGDAELPGLQKKIIRESLARNKVVITATQMLQSMVDSPIPTRAEVLDVANSVIDGTDAVMLSAETAAGSYPVKAVEAMARICLGAEKQFEMDTDFEKAPRNLERADQAIAMATMFLSEHIGVRAIVAMTESGGTARFLSRFRSSAPIYAFSRHDGARRKMAMIRDVYPIAFDSRGLAPREAARDSMRVLHDRALLAEGDRVIFTSGDHMEQHGATNTLRLLQMGTQGKAEGLGEL; via the coding sequence ATGACCGAACGCCAGCGCCGCACCAAGATCCTTGCCACCCTCGGACCTGCCACGGACCCGCCGGGCGTACTCGAGGACCTGTTCCGCGCGGGCGTCAACGTGGTGCGCCTCAATTTCTCGCATGGCGATCCGTCCGGCCAGGCCAAGCGTGCCGCCGCCGTGCGCCTGGCCGCGCAGCGCGTGGGTGCCGAAGTCGGCATCCTGGCCGACCTGCCGGGACCCAAGATCCGCATCGAACGCTTTGCCGAGGGCAAGGTGGTGCTGAAGACCGGTGCGCGCTTCGACCTGGTGGCCAGCGCCGATGCGCCTCCGGGCGACAGCGCGCAGGTCGGCGTCAGCTATCTGGGCTTGCCCGCCGACGTGACGAGCGGCGACGTGCTGCTGCTGGATGATGGCCTGATGCAGCTGCGCGTCGAGCAGGTGGAAGGCGAACGCATCATCTGCACCGTGCTCAACGACGGCATGCTGTCGGACCGCAAGGGCCTGAACAAGCAGGGCGGCGGCCTGTCGCTTGGCGCGCTCACCGAGCGCGACAAGGAGCTGATCGGCATCGTGGCGCAGATCGGCGTGGACTTCATCGCCGTCTCGTTCTGCCGCAATGCGCAGGACATGAACGACGCCCGCCGCATCGCGCAGGAACACGGTTGCGATGCGGCGCTGGTGTCCAAGATCGAGCGCACCGAAGCCATCGAGAATCTCGGCGAGATCATCGAGGCCAGCGACGTGGTGATGGTCGCGCGCGGTGACCTGGGCGTGGAGATCGGCGACGCCGAGCTTCCCGGCCTGCAGAAGAAGATCATCCGCGAGTCGCTGGCGCGCAACAAGGTGGTGATCACCGCCACCCAGATGCTGCAGTCGATGGTCGACAGCCCCATTCCCACCCGCGCCGAAGTGCTGGACGTGGCCAACTCCGTCATCGACGGCACCGACGCGGTCATGCTCTCTGCGGAGACCGCGGCGGGCAGCTACCCGGTGAAGGCGGTCGAGGCGATGGCGCGCATCTGCCTGGGCGCCGAGAAGCAGTTCGAGATGGACACCGATTTCGAGAAGGCGCCGCGCAACCTGGAGCGTGCCGACCAGGCCATCGCCATGGCGACCATGTTCCTGTCCGAGCACATCGGCGTGCGTGCGATCGTGGCGATGACCGAATCCGGCGGCACCGCGCGCTTCCTGTCGCGCTTCCGTTCCAGTGCGCCGATCTATGCGTTCTCGCGCCACGACGGCGCACGCCGCAAGATGGCGATGATCCGCGACGTCTACCCCATCGCGTTCGACAGCCGCGGCCTGGCGCCGCGCGAGGCCGCGCGCGATTCCATGCGCGTGCTGCACGACCGCGCACTGCTGGCCGAAGGCGACCGCGTCATCTTCACCAGTGGCGACCACATGGAGCAGCACGGCGCCACCAACACCCTGCGCCTGCTGCAGATGGGCACGCAGGGCAAGGCCGAGGGGCTGGGCGAGCTGTAA